Proteins encoded within one genomic window of Fibrobacter sp. UWB16:
- a CDS encoding PhoH family protein, which translates to MSGLLAVLDQLKIAARNGEILDATQLDRMLGPKEASETSYTELIPDSPVFRNRFGISVSAKTPAQAELVKAVEKNDIIFAKGPAGTGKTFLAVTLAVASLERGEAERICLVRPAVEAGESLGYLPGDLKEKIAPYLRPIHDSLSELLPAEKLKRYEETGAIEVAPLAYMRGRTLKRAFIILDEAQNTTIAQMKMFLTRLGPHSKAIITGDTSQIDLAKGQTSGLEHAMKILQGIRGIAEVEFSATDVLRHHLVKDILLAYEQNEQKK; encoded by the coding sequence TTGTCAGGCCTGCTGGCTGTTCTCGACCAGCTTAAAATCGCCGCACGCAACGGCGAAATTTTAGATGCCACCCAACTCGACCGCATGCTCGGCCCTAAGGAAGCATCGGAAACGAGCTACACCGAGCTCATCCCCGATAGCCCCGTCTTTAGGAACAGGTTCGGTATCAGCGTCTCTGCAAAGACGCCCGCTCAGGCGGAACTGGTCAAGGCAGTCGAAAAAAACGACATCATTTTTGCAAAGGGCCCCGCAGGCACAGGCAAGACTTTCCTTGCCGTAACACTTGCCGTTGCAAGCCTTGAACGCGGCGAAGCCGAACGCATCTGCCTCGTGCGCCCCGCCGTCGAAGCCGGCGAATCGCTCGGTTACCTGCCCGGCGACCTCAAAGAAAAGATTGCACCCTACCTTCGACCCATTCACGACAGCCTCTCCGAGCTTTTGCCAGCTGAGAAGCTCAAGCGTTACGAAGAAACGGGCGCCATCGAAGTGGCACCCCTCGCCTATATGCGCGGTCGCACACTCAAACGCGCCTTCATCATTTTGGACGAAGCCCAAAACACGACTATCGCCCAGATGAAAATGTTCCTCACCCGACTCGGTCCCCATAGCAAGGCCATTATCACAGGCGACACAAGCCAAATTGACCTCGCCAAAGGGCAAACGTCCGGTCTCGAACATGCGATGAAAATTCTCCAGGGGATTCGGGGGATCGCTGAAGTCGAATTTAGCGCTACCGACGTTCTTCGTCATCATCTAGTCAAAGACATTTTGCTAGCTTACGAACAGAACGAGCAAAAAAAATAG